One Notolabrus celidotus isolate fNotCel1 chromosome 16, fNotCel1.pri, whole genome shotgun sequence DNA window includes the following coding sequences:
- the gmpr gene encoding GMP reductase 1, translating into MPRVDVDLKLDFKDVLFRPKRSSLKSRSEVDLQRTFTFRNSKQTYNGIPIIAANMDTTGTFEMAQVLSKHTLFTTIHKHYSVDDWKNFAVNHPDCIEHVAASSGSGKADLEKLCAIVDAVPALKYICLDVANGYSEYFVEYVKTVREKFPKHTIMAGNVVTGEMVEELILSGADIIKVGIGPGSVCTTRIKTGVGYPQLSAVIECADSAHGLKGHIISDGGCSCPGDVAKAFGAGADFVMMGGMLAGHDQCTGEVIEKNGKKYKLFYGMSSDTAMKKYVGGVAEYRASEGRTVEVPYRGDVENTVRDVLGGLRSTCTYVGAAKLKELSRRTTFIRVTQQSSQMFT; encoded by the exons ATGCCTCGCGTGGACGTAGACCTCAAACTGGACTTTAAGGATGTCCTCTTCAGACCTAAGAGGAGCAGCCTGAAGAGTCGCTCAGAG gTGGACCTTCAGAGGACCTTCACATTCCGCAACTCCAAACAGACATACAATGGCATCCCCATCATTGCTGCCAACATGGACACCACAGGGACCTTTGAGATGGCACAGGTCCTTAGCAAA CACACCCTCTTCACAACCATCCATAAACACTACTCTGTAGATGACTGGAAAAACTTTGCTGTTAATCATCCAGACTGTATAGAG CATGTAGCTGCCAGCTCAGGCAGCGGGAAAGCAGATCTTGAGAAGCTGTGTGCAATAGTGGACGCTGTCCCTGCCCTCAAGTACATCTGCCTGGATGTAGCCAACGGCTATTCAGAGTACTTTGTGGAGTATGTCAAAACAGTCAGAGAGAAATTTCCTAAACACACCATCATG GCTGGTAACGTGGTGACCGGGGAGATGGTGGAGGAGCTCATCCTCTCTGGTGCTGACATCATTAAAGTGGGAATCGGGCCAG GGTCTGTGTGTACAACAAGAATCAAGACAGGAGTAGGCTACCCACAACTCAGCGCTGTAATAGAGTGTGCAGACTCAGCCCATGGACTCAAAGGACACATCATCTCT GACGGTGGCTGCAGTTGCCCAGGAGATGTAGCAAAGGCCTTTG GTGCAGGGGCTGACTTTGTGATGATGGGAGGAATGCTCGCGGGCCATGATCAATGCACAGGAGAGGTCATCGAGAAGAACGGCAAGAAATACAAACTCTTCTATGGCATGAGCTCTGACACAGCCATGAAGAAATATGTGGGTGGAGTTGCTGAGTATAG GGCATCTGAAGGGAGAACAGTGGAGGTTCCATACAGAGGTGATGTTGAGAATACTGTCCGCGATGTGTTGGGGGGTCTCCGCTCCACCTGCACCTACGTCGGCGCAGCCAAGCTGAAAGAGCTGAGCAGGAGAACCACCTTCATACGAGTCACACAGCAGTCCAGCCAAATGTTCACTTAG
- the mylipa gene encoding E3 ubiquitin-protein ligase MYLIP-A isoform X2 codes for MDNVTPCRLRLRVKFFVEPHLILQEQTRHVFFMHVKEDLHNGHLRMASEQAEELSALLAQAEFGDYNQNTAQYWYTELCGEEPSTATIDSIISRHKALEGSSQGSVEYQALQLVSSLEHYGVEWHWVRDANGQRLAIGVGPEGIAICKEDFSLVNRVSYPVIQIATQSGKSVYLTVTKDTSDSVVLLFKLISNRAASGLYRAITETHAFYRCDTVTNAVMMQYSRDFKGHLASLFLNENINLGKKYVFDIRRTSKEVYDHARRALYNSGVVDLMSRSGSGDRSSPSRSPSRDNQQDEGLDCGSCQQSRALQERLQKLREALLCMLCCEEEIDAAFCPCGHMVCCQTCANQLQLCPVCRSEVEHVQHIYLPTCTSLLNLTLTDNHQHRSSIPAPIHREIDSPHSCSATEYEHKIYHT; via the exons ACACGTCTTCTTCATGCATGTGAAGGAGGACCTCCATAACGGGCACCTACGCATGGCCTCAGAACAAGCAGAAGAACTAAGTGCGCTACTGGCACAGGCAGAGTTTGGCGACTACAACCAAAACACAGCACAGTACTGGTACACGGAGCTGTGCGGAGAGGAGCCCAGCACGGCCACCATCGACAG TATCATATCCAGACACAAAGCTCTGGAGGGCTCTAGTCAGGGCTCAGTGGAGTACCAGGCCCTGCAGCTGGTCTCCTCTCTGGAGCATTACGGCGTGGAGTGGCACTGGGTCAGAGATGCAAATGGACAACGGTTAGCCATCGGAGTCGGCCCGGAGGGGATCGCTATTTGCAAGGAAGACTTTAGTTTAgttaacag AGTAAGCTATCCTGTCATCCAGATCGCCACCCAGTCGGGGAAAAGTGTGTACCTGACCGTCACCAAGGACACAAGTGACAGCGTGGTGCTTTTGTTCAAGCTGATCAGTAACAGAGCAGCAAGTGGATTGTACCGAGCCATCACAGAGACCCACGCCTTCTACAG GTGTGACACAGTAACAAACGCAGTAATGATGCAGtacagcagagactttaaaggCCACCTAGCCTCCCTTTTTCTCAACGAGAACATCAACTTGGGCAAGAAGTACGTTTTTGACATCCGGCGGACATCCAAGGAAGTATACGACCATGCACGCAGAGCCCTTTACAACTCTGGCGTTGTGGACCTGATGTCCCGCTCTGGTAGCGGTGACCGCTCTTCTCCATCACGTTCCCCCAGCAGAGACAACCAGCAAGACGAGGGGCTGGACTGTGGAAGCTGCCAGCAGAGCCGGGCCCTGCAGGAGCGTCTGCAGAAGCTCCGAGAGGCTCTGCTGTGCATGCTGTGCTGCGAGGAGGAGATAGACGCTGCGTTCTGCCCCTGTGGGCATATGGTGTGCTGCCAGACCTGTGCAAATCAGCTCCAG TTGTGTCCTGTGTGCCGGTCGGAAGTGGAGCACGTGCAGCACATCTACCTGCCCACCTGCACCAGCCTGCTGAACCTGACGCTGACCGACAACCACCAGCACCGCAGCAGCATACCCGCACCCATCCACAGAGAAATAGACTCTCCTCACAGCTGCTCGGCCACGGAGTACGAACACAAGATTTACCACACTTAA